The stretch of DNA ATTGGCTGACTTTGGCCGGAACTTGAGCATCAATCGTCGCGTGAACAACCGTTTCGGTATGGATACGTACAAGTGGCTCAATCACGTTTTCTCCGGCCGCATCTACCAGCTTGGCCGCTTACAGTACCTGATTCACCGGCCCACCGCGGCCATTCCGGGCGTCGGCGGTGATGAGTGGATCCTTGGCGTCCACATTCCCGAAGGTGGTGGCCTGGGCGCAGCAGCCGTGGCGCAGAGTCTGGCACTGGCTGGGCCGTTCTTCGCCGAACACTTCCCAGCACAGCCTGTTCGGCGCGCCAATTGTGAATCGTGGCTGCTTGANCCCTACTTGGCCGCCCATCTGGAGCGTGCCTCCAATATTTCTACTTTTGCCGCCCGTTTCACNCCCTATGGTGAACCGCGCAACGAACCAACAGACGCCGTGTACTTCACTTTCCGTACCCGCAGTCTGGATAACTTAGCAGCCCTTCCCCGTACGACGACGTTGCANAAGGTTGTCCTGGAACGCATCGATGCCGGNGGTACCTGGCAGCTCGGCTTCGGAGTAATGGATCTGCCCTCTAGCTCGCGCAGTGGGTGCCGGTTGCCGCCGTCGTCCCTCCAGTGGAAGCTACCAACTTTTGTGCCCCACGCTGCGGTAAACTTAGTGGTTGGTGTCCTTAACATCTGCTTCAACANAATTCTTTACCGCTAGAAAGTAGTCTTGTGTCCTCTCCGGTACAGTCNCCCGCCCGCGCCACCGAAATTTCCGGTCAGGCCGAGCGTCGGCGAACCTTCGCCGTCATTTCCCACCCGGATGCTGGCAAGTCAACGCTGACCGAAGCGCTGGCACTGCACGCNAAAGTGATCGGCACCGCCGGGGCAACCAACGGCAAGTCCAACCGCAAGGACACCATCTCTGACTGGCAGCAGATGGAGAAGGACCGCGGAATTTCCATCAGCTCCGCTGCACTGCAGTTCTCCTACCGGGACACTGTCATCAACTTACTTGACACACCCGGCCACGCCGACTTCTCCGAAGATACCTACCGCGTCCTGGCCGCCGTGGACTGCGCTGTCATGCTGATCGATGCCGGTAAGGGCCTAGAAACCCAGACCATGAAACTGTTCGAGGTCTGCCGCCAGCGGAACCTGCCCATCATCACCGTCATTAACAAGTGGGACCGTCCAGGCCTAGATCCGCTGGAATTGATGGATGAGATCACCGAGCGGACCGGGTTGACNCCCATGCCGCTGACGTGGGCCATTGGCATCGCCGGAGACTTCCGNGGTGTGTGGGACATCCGCCGCAATGAGTTTGCCAAGTTTGCCCGAAACAGCTCCGGTGCGCAGATTGCACTCACTGAAATCATGACCCCGGAGGAAGCAGCGATCTCAGAAGGCGACGCGTGGACGGACTCCACGGATGAAGCCAGCTTGGTAG from Arthrobacter polaris encodes:
- a CDS encoding acyltransferase domain-containing protein, which encodes MTQPTALSTDLTLAYLDIAAEDRGECLALLEGPATAAVSLVLEYLAARLGSADDSVPELSTPELPVTERDWLSAMMRFVPEVVQWHSEHTIADAISRATLADFGRNLSINRRVNNRFGMDTYKWLNHVFSGRIYQLGRLQYLIHRPTAAIPGVGGDEWILGVHIPEGGGLGAAAVAQSLALAGPFFAEHFPAQPVRRANCESWLLXPYLAAHLERASNISTFAARFTPYGEPRNEPTDAVYFTFRTRSLDNLAALPRTTTLXKVVLERIDAGGTWQLGFGVMDLPSSSRSGCRLPPSSLQWKLPTFVPHAAVNLVVGVLNICFNXILYR